The proteins below come from a single Bartonella schoenbuchensis R1 genomic window:
- a CDS encoding ABC transporter permease, giving the protein MTISNHNNPRSSFSLSRWLNESVPQSTTQANIQKFYYSLTIFFRNFSAVLGLAIILVILLCAIFAPWIATYDIASNDLTHRLQPPSMLHYFGTDELGRDIFSRLIFGARITLYIVFLTTIIVGPIGLIVGTISGYMGGWVDTVLMRIVDIFLAFPSLILALAFSAALGPGIENAAIAISMAAWPPIARLARAETLTIRSSDYVAAVFLQGASMWRIVLFHIAPMCIPSVIVRLTLNMSAIILTAAGLGFLGLGAQPPTPEWGVMLSTGREFMMTSWWLAAVPGCAILLTSLAFNLLGDGLRDILDPRNG; this is encoded by the coding sequence ATGACAATAAGTAATCATAATAATCCGCGATCGTCATTTTCTTTGAGTCGTTGGTTGAATGAATCTGTTCCGCAGTCAACAACCCAGGCAAATATACAAAAATTTTATTACTCATTGACCATTTTTTTTCGTAATTTTTCAGCTGTATTGGGATTGGCTATTATCCTCGTTATTCTTTTGTGCGCGATTTTTGCGCCTTGGATTGCTACCTATGATATTGCCAGCAATGATCTTACTCATCGATTGCAACCACCGTCTATGCTACATTATTTTGGGACTGATGAGTTAGGCCGTGATATCTTTAGTCGATTAATTTTTGGTGCACGTATTACCCTTTATATTGTTTTTTTAACGACAATTATTGTAGGCCCAATAGGGCTGATTGTAGGCACTATATCTGGCTATATGGGGGGGTGGGTTGATACGGTTTTAATGCGTATTGTAGATATTTTTCTTGCTTTCCCAAGTTTGATTTTAGCACTTGCTTTTTCAGCAGCTTTAGGGCCAGGTATTGAAAATGCAGCAATTGCAATTTCAATGGCAGCGTGGCCACCAATAGCACGTTTGGCGCGTGCAGAAACTTTGACCATACGTTCATCTGATTATGTTGCAGCAGTTTTTCTGCAAGGTGCATCAATGTGGCGAATTGTTTTGTTTCATATAGCACCAATGTGTATTCCTTCAGTGATTGTACGGTTAACATTAAATATGTCTGCAATTATTTTAACAGCTGCTGGTCTTGGTTTTTTGGGATTGGGTGCTCAACCACCAACTCCTGAATGGGGCGTTATGCTTTCGACTGGTCGTGAATTTATGATGACAAGTTGGTGGTTGGCAGCAGTACCAGGTTGTGCAATATTGCTTACAAGTCTTGCCTTCAATCTTTTAGGTGATGGACTTCGTGATATATTGGATCCGCGCAATGGATAA
- a CDS encoding ABC transporter ATP-binding protein has translation MDKKLLEIKDLRISFPTTRGILEVVRGVSFSVGKEKIGIVGESGSGKSTTGRAILKLNPRSAIIKAQKMCFNDIDLLAASEHQMRSIRGKRISMILQDPKYSLNPLMRIGKQIMEAYRIHYRVSKMEAWERTISVLESVHIRDPERIMRLFPHEISGGMGQRVMIAMMLIPKPDLIIADEPTSALDVTVRCKVLAILDELVTKSGAGLIFISHDLNLIADFCDRVLVMYAGRILEELPARDLSRACHPYTKALLQSLPQLDKPVGVLSVPERNPDWLHGPTIVNGVEGTYHDQL, from the coding sequence ATGGATAAAAAATTATTAGAGATAAAAGATTTACGCATTTCATTTCCTACAACGCGTGGTATTTTAGAGGTTGTACGTGGCGTTAGTTTTTCTGTAGGAAAAGAGAAAATTGGAATTGTTGGAGAATCTGGGTCTGGAAAATCGACAACTGGGCGTGCGATTTTAAAATTAAATCCAAGATCAGCAATTATCAAAGCTCAAAAAATGTGCTTCAATGATATAGATTTATTGGCTGCTAGTGAGCATCAGATGCGCTCTATTCGGGGAAAGCGTATTTCGATGATTTTACAAGATCCCAAATATTCACTTAATCCATTAATGCGAATTGGGAAGCAGATTATGGAGGCTTACCGTATTCATTATCGCGTTTCAAAAATGGAGGCATGGGAAAGAACAATTTCTGTGTTGGAATCTGTTCATATTCGCGATCCTGAACGTATTATGCGGTTATTTCCTCATGAAATATCAGGTGGAATGGGGCAGCGTGTTATGATCGCTATGATGCTTATCCCTAAGCCTGACTTGATTATTGCAGATGAGCCAACATCTGCACTGGATGTCACTGTGAGATGTAAGGTTTTAGCAATATTGGATGAACTTGTAACAAAGTCTGGAGCGGGACTTATTTTCATTAGTCATGATTTAAATCTGATTGCTGATTTTTGTGATCGTGTTTTAGTGATGTATGCCGGTCGTATCTTGGAAGAGTTGCCTGCACGTGATTTATCTCGTGCATGTCATCCCTATACTAAAGCTCTTTTACAAAGTTTACCACAGCTTGATAAACCGGTTGGTGTTTTGTCTGTCCCTGAGCGGAACCCTGATTGGCTACATGGCCCAACAATTGTTAATGGCGTTGAAGGAACTTACCATGACCAATTGTAA
- a CDS encoding DNA-3-methyladenine glycosylase I — translation MIKEHSSDTVDSVLNEGLLMGVDGKVRCFWAGTDPLYCAYHDHEWGKPVFDDLRLFEKICLEGFQAGLSWLTILKKISHFRSAFDNFDFEKIVHYDETKIEILMQDKGIVRHRGKIRSVVNNAFRAQEIIAEQGNLSHYFWSFQPPPSERPEKIDFQMWQDNPVTAASIRLSTDLKKRGWTFVGPTTCYAFMQAVGIVNDHLEGCFCR, via the coding sequence ATGATCAAGGAACACTCTTCTGATACGGTAGATTCTGTACTCAATGAAGGCCTTTTGATGGGGGTGGATGGAAAAGTTCGTTGTTTTTGGGCAGGAACTGATCCGCTTTATTGCGCTTATCATGATCATGAATGGGGAAAGCCCGTTTTTGATGATCTGCGTTTATTTGAAAAAATTTGTCTTGAAGGTTTTCAAGCAGGGCTTTCTTGGTTAACAATTTTGAAAAAAATATCCCATTTTCGCAGTGCTTTTGATAACTTTGATTTTGAAAAGATCGTTCATTATGATGAAACAAAAATCGAAATATTAATGCAAGATAAAGGCATTGTTCGCCATCGTGGGAAAATCCGATCAGTGGTTAATAATGCTTTTAGGGCACAAGAAATTATAGCAGAGCAGGGCAATTTATCCCACTATTTTTGGTCTTTTCAACCACCACCATCTGAGCGTCCTGAAAAGATAGATTTTCAAATGTGGCAGGACAATCCTGTAACAGCCGCTTCTATTCGTCTTTCTACAGATTTAAAAAAACGCGGTTGGACATTTGTTGGTCCCACTACTTGTTATGCTTTTATGCAGGCAGTAGGCATCGTTAATGATCATCTTGAAGGGTGTTTTTGTCGATGA
- a CDS encoding ABC transporter ATP-binding protein — MTNCKNIIEVFDLSVTFGRGHKAVKVVKEVNFHIKRGESYGLIGESGCGKSTILNALVGLIPDCRGHFTFDGQEVLKKKSKTFLRRIQMVFQDPYASLHPRKMVHTVLSESLTIHGMDNHKERVHDVLHSVGLDSSFLYRYPHELSGGQRQRIALARALIIEPEVLLLDEPTSALDVSVQAEILNLLKSLREEKQLTYLMVSHDLPVVAHICERIGIMHQGVILEELSNSNLRHLRAQHDYTKMFLKTSTKPISCEEERA, encoded by the coding sequence ATGACCAATTGTAAAAATATTATTGAGGTTTTTGATTTGTCTGTAACCTTTGGGCGTGGGCACAAGGCGGTAAAGGTTGTTAAGGAAGTCAATTTTCATATTAAGCGTGGTGAATCTTATGGTTTGATTGGTGAATCAGGATGCGGAAAATCAACCATTTTGAATGCATTAGTTGGGCTTATTCCCGATTGTAGGGGGCATTTTACCTTTGATGGACAGGAAGTATTAAAGAAAAAAAGCAAAACTTTTTTACGCCGTATTCAAATGGTCTTTCAAGATCCTTATGCTTCGCTTCATCCAAGGAAGATGGTACATACGGTTCTTTCGGAATCTCTTACAATTCATGGCATGGATAATCACAAGGAAAGGGTGCACGATGTTTTGCATTCTGTTGGTTTAGATTCTTCATTTCTTTACCGTTATCCACATGAGTTGTCAGGAGGGCAGCGTCAGCGTATTGCTCTTGCACGTGCTTTGATTATTGAGCCAGAAGTTTTGTTGCTAGATGAGCCAACATCTGCACTGGATGTATCTGTGCAGGCTGAAATTTTGAATTTATTGAAATCATTACGAGAAGAAAAACAATTAACCTATTTGATGGTATCCCATGATCTTCCTGTTGTTGCGCATATATGTGAGCGTATTGGAATTATGCATCAAGGCGTTATTTTGGAAGAGTTAAGTAATAGTAATTTGCGTCATTTGCGTGCGCAACATGATTATACAAAAATGTTTCTTAAAACGAGTACTAAGCCAATTTCTTGTGAAGAAGAGAGAGCATAA
- a CDS encoding ABC transporter permease, with translation MVLSDSKADVALTQKQRNLHVWSFFFRLFKLLISILITLLGLVTITFFIGRLLPLDPVIAILGDNISQEAYDTMFYKLGLDQPLIVQYWNYLQNIFLFDLGDALTSGRPVLEDILRVFPATLELATVAVIIGTSLGIPLGVFAAMYRNSFIDYFVRIFTLISYSTPAFWLCLMALLVFYAKLGWIGGPGRIDFLYEYSFEPKTGLFLWDSAMQGQWEVFGNVFSHIIMPALILAFGAMAYISRMTRGFMIEQLNQEYILTARVKGLSWARTVWGHAFRNSAVQIITVVGLSYAFLLEGAVLTETVFAWPGFGRYLTNALFAGDMNAVVGCTLLIGCFSVAINLFSDLLYQLFDPRTR, from the coding sequence ATGGTTTTATCGGATTCAAAAGCTGATGTGGCACTAACACAAAAGCAGAGAAATCTGCATGTATGGTCCTTTTTCTTTAGGTTATTTAAGCTGTTAATTTCGATATTAATTACATTATTGGGTTTAGTGACAATTACTTTTTTTATTGGTCGTCTTTTACCTTTAGACCCTGTTATTGCTATCCTGGGTGATAACATTAGTCAGGAAGCTTATGACACAATGTTCTATAAATTAGGTCTCGATCAGCCATTAATTGTGCAATATTGGAATTATCTTCAAAATATTTTTCTGTTTGATTTGGGGGATGCTTTGACTTCGGGGCGTCCTGTTTTGGAAGATATTTTACGTGTGTTTCCTGCAACGCTGGAACTTGCAACGGTTGCTGTTATTATTGGCACGAGTTTGGGTATTCCGTTAGGGGTCTTTGCAGCAATGTATCGTAATTCATTTATTGATTATTTCGTTCGTATTTTTACGTTGATAAGTTATTCAACACCAGCTTTTTGGCTTTGTTTGATGGCGTTATTAGTATTTTACGCTAAACTTGGCTGGATTGGTGGGCCAGGGCGTATTGATTTTCTTTATGAATATTCTTTCGAACCCAAAACAGGTTTATTTCTTTGGGATTCTGCTATGCAGGGTCAATGGGAAGTTTTTGGCAACGTTTTTAGTCACATTATTATGCCTGCCTTAATTCTAGCTTTTGGTGCTATGGCTTATATTAGCCGTATGACTCGTGGGTTTATGATTGAACAGCTTAATCAGGAATATATTCTTACAGCACGTGTTAAAGGATTGTCATGGGCCAGAACAGTTTGGGGGCATGCTTTTCGTAATTCTGCTGTTCAGATTATTACTGTGGTTGGCCTTTCTTATGCGTTTTTGCTAGAAGGTGCTGTGTTGACAGAAACAGTTTTTGCTTGGCCTGGTTTCGGGCGTTATTTGACTAATGCGCTTTTTGCAGGAGATATGAACGCAGTTGTAGGTTGTACGCTACTTATAGGATGTTTTTCTGTCGCTATTAATTTATTTTCTGATTTGCTTTATCAGCTTTTTGATCCAAGGACACGTTGA
- a CDS encoding DUF6460 domain-containing protein, whose amino-acid sequence MKNRKKSHNSLHSFLGGTPGRIAVKLLILSFFTGIAINILGWTPIDLIWEIIDFLQSLWETGFMTFVNLFHVTLAGAVIVMPVFLFLRIFRRK is encoded by the coding sequence ATGAAAAATAGAAAAAAATCACACAATTCTCTTCATTCATTTCTTGGTGGTACACCAGGGCGTATTGCTGTAAAATTGCTTATCCTTTCATTTTTTACTGGAATCGCAATAAACATCCTAGGGTGGACACCTATTGATCTTATTTGGGAAATAATAGACTTCCTTCAATCTCTATGGGAAACAGGGTTTATGACTTTTGTAAACCTCTTCCATGTGACCTTAGCTGGTGCAGTAATTGTTATGCCTGTTTTTCTTTTTTTACGCATCTTTCGTAGAAAATAA